In Trichoderma breve strain T069 chromosome 4, whole genome shotgun sequence, the following proteins share a genomic window:
- a CDS encoding zinc-finger double domain-containing protein — MAPNYSPPDSPLSSAMDSSEPYEEDLHDDETTLRPSKRQKVEAGSTTSSAVIPDAEHEPVPEPDPLEGMSDVSSDTSGDIPSSPVNARLEEEDFQDQVTICDWDGCPAGDQGNMDKLVEHIHNSHIENRQKKYTCEWRSCNRKGLPHASGYALKAHMRSHTREKPFYCYLPECDRSFTRSDALAKHMRTVHETEALRPSDPVPKSMQSGPTGRTGKLKIIIKTPQSQSAGQDDGDDANGEVPPSECFTALTSELFTEDELELPLAKLWRKCHWEATWAEEVGEALKNECKQWEDLYYKEWLEKEVLLAQVIQSEVDWHERRQAIISGAADVQLPSSTEERDEEAGNGVHKEAVSATADKE; from the exons ATGGCGCCAAACTACTCGCCCCCAGACTCGCCATTATCGTCAGCAATGGACTCGTCAGAGCCATACGAAGAAGATCTCCACGATGACGAAACGACGCTGCGGCCGTCCAAACGCCAAAAAGTCGAGGCCGGCTCGACAACATCGTCGGCCGTGATCCCCGATGCCGAGCACGAGCCGGTGCCAGAACCCGATCCTCTCGAGGGCATGTCGGACGTATCGTCGGACACGTCAGGCGACATCCCGAGCTCCCCCGTGAACGcaaggctggaggaggaagacttCCAGGACCAGGTGACCATCTGCGACTGGGACGGCTGCCCTGCAGGAGACCAGGGCAACATGGACAAGCTGGTTGAGCACATTCACAATTCGCACATTGAGAACCGTCAGAAGAAGTACACGTGCGAATGGCGAAGCTGCAACCGAAAGGGCTTGCCTCATGCCAGTGGCTATGCCTTGAAGGCTCACATGCGGAGCCACACCAGAGAGAAGCCCTTTTACTGCTATCTGCCTG AATGCGACCGCTCATTTACGAGGTCCGATGCTCTAGCTAAACACATGCGCACCGTTCACGAAACCGAAGCTCTCCGACCATCCGACCCTGTGCCCAAATCGATGCAATCAGGGCCCACAGGTCGGACCGGAAAGCtcaaaatcatcatcaaaacTCCCCAATCGCAATCCGCCGGACAAGACGACGGAGATGACGCCAACGGCGAGGTTCCTCCGTCAGAGTGCTTTACGGCACTCACCTCGGAGCTCTTCACCGAAGATGAGCTCGAACTTCCCCTCGCCAAGCTATGGCGCAAGTGCCACTGGGAGGCGACATGGGCAGAGGAGGTTGGAGAGGCGCTCAAGAACGAGTGCAAGCAGTGGGAGGATCTCTACTACAAGGAGTGGCTCGAGAAGGAGGTTCTGCTGGCGCAGGTCATCCAGAGCGAGGTGGACTGGCATGAGCGCCGCCAAGCCATCATCTCTGGCGCTGCTGATGTCCAGCTCCCCAGCAGCACGGAggaaagagatgaagaggctggcAATGGCGTTCACAAAGAAGCCGTCTCCGCGACTGCTGACAAGGAATAG
- a CDS encoding cyclophilin type peptidyl-prolyl cis-trans isomerase/CLD domain-containing protein: protein MADSAAEDDNRSQKRSHAEYAEQDGSDSSSDDDMGPQLPTEAPKKKRRVLPYEKLYISALPKSARYSKSLMHKEQVLFATWTPLTEFLITSSTDGVVKFWKKIGQGIEFVKQFKAHNGTITSVSVSRDGRSFATAGDDETIKIFDVFTFDLLSMITLKYVPKCVCWVHKKGASFPLLAVSEEAKPLIHIYDGRGEQEDAIHTIKGLHRSPVHLMAFNDEYDCVVSADENGMVEYWQPSGTYEKPSNVFEYKSSTNLFDFKKAKSVPTCLTISPNGKSLAAFSLPDRKIRIFDFATAKLHRTYDESLQVAEDMQRAGTTAQKLDNVEFGRRLAQEREIESQTMRNRSNVIFDESGNFILYGSMVGIKVLNTYTNQVVKVYGKDENFRAVNLGMYQGQPQKKGIVSVEMGASSNPLLQESEARDPILVATGVGKARFYMFTNEEEISKSTRDVQNEKPTVLGGKDKAQAAKKVETGTGAILHTTYGDIYIRLFPDAAPKAVENFVTHAKRGYYNNTIFHRVIKKFMIQGGDPLGDGTGGESIWGRDFEDEFSSLKHDKPYTVSMANAGPNTNASQFFITTEKTSWLDGKHTIFGRATQGLDVIHKIENTRAHKERPEEDIKILNIDVM, encoded by the exons ATGGCTGATTCTGCAGCTGAAGACGACAACCGCTCGCAGAAACGCAGCCATGCAGAGTATGCAGAGCAAGACGGCTCGG ACTCCTCGTCGGATGACGACATGGGACCGCAGCTCCCTACCGAAGccccaaagaagaagcgccgCGTCTTGCCTTACGAAAAGCTATACATCTCTGCGCTGCCAAAGTCTGCCCGATATTCGAAATCGCTGATGCACAAAGAGCAGGTGCTCTTTGCTACGTGGACCCCCTTGACCGAGTTCCTCATTACATCGTCTACCGATGGCGTTGTAAAGttctggaagaagattggacAGGGCATCGAGTTTGTCAAGCAATTCAAAGCACACAATGGCACCATCACCTCTGTCTCGGTGAGTCGAGACGGGCGAAGCTTTGCGACTGCTGGCGACGACGAAACCATTAAGATTTTCGACGTCTTCACCTTTGACTTGCTTTCCATGATCACCTTGAAATATGTTCCCAAGTGCGTTTGCTGGGTTCACAAAAAGGGGGcgtcttttcctcttttggcTGTGTcggaggaggccaagccaTTGATACACATTTACGACGGTCGGGGCGAGCAGGAGGATGCGATTCACACGATAAAGGGCCTGCACCGGAGTCCAGTTCATCTTATGGCGTTCAATGACGAATATGATTGTGTTGTTTCGGCAGATGAGAACGGCATGGTTGAATACTGGCAGCCTAGCGGAACCTACGAGAAACCCAGCAACGTCTTCGAATACAAAAGCTCGACGAACCTATTTGACTTCAAGAAGGCCAAATCCGTGCCGACATGCCTCACAATATCACCCAACGGGAAGAGCCTTGCAGCATTTTCATTGCCAGACCGGAAAATACgcatctttgactttgcgACGGCCAAGCTGCATAGAACCTACGACGAATCGCTCCAAGTCGCTGAGGATATGCAACGAGCGGGCACAACAGCACAGAAGCTGGATAATGTGGAATTTGGCAGGCGGCTGGCTCAGGAGCGGGAAATTGAGTCCCAGACCATGAGAAACAGATCAAACGTCATTTTTGACGAGTCGGGGAACTTTATCCTCTACGGTTCAATGGTGGGAATTAAGGTCCTCAACACGTATACGAATCAGGTTGTCAAGGTCTACGGCAAAGATGAAAACTTTCGCGCCGTGAACCTGGGCATGTACCAAGGGCAGCCTCAGAAGAAGGGTATCGTGTCAGTCGAGATGGGTGCTTCGAGCAACCCGCTTTTGCAGGAGTCAGAAGCTCGCGATCCGATTCTGGTCGCCACGGGCGTCGGCAAAGCTCGATTCTACATGTTTACAAATGAGGAGGAGATATCCAAGTCGACGCGAGACGTCCAAAACGAGAAGCCTACTGTGCTGGGAGGCAAGGATAAAGCGCAGGCGGCCAAGAAGGTCGAGACTGGCACCGGTGCCATACTACACACTACATATGGTGATATTTATATCCGCCTCTTCCCCGACGCTGCGCCCAAGGCGGTGGAGAATTTTGTCACACACGCAAAGCGCGGTTACTACAACAACACAATATTCCACCGTGTGATTAAAAAATTCATGATTCAGGGCGGCGATCCCCTTGGCGATGGCACTGGCGGCGAGAGTATTTGGGGGCGCGACTTTGAGGATGAGTTTAGCAGCCTGAAACACGACAAGCCTTACACGGTGAGCATGGCGAATGCAGGTCCTAATACGAATGCCAGCCAGTTTTTCATAACTACAGAGAAGACT TCTTGGCTGGATGGAAAACACACCATTTTCGGACGTGCGACACAGGGCTTGGATGTGATTCATAAGATTGAGAATACGAGAGCACACAAGGAGAGGCCAGAGGAGGATATCAAGATTCTCAACATTGATGTCATGTAG
- a CDS encoding FAR-17a/AIG1-like protein domain-containing protein, translating to MARHPLQQFSSPSRRLSLLFHLLGTADFAYCFYCLTRWKYPRTNGFGWHFQYITNIGLGLSTVSFALGALADITSSSAIFNIKNAISVLGAPLEITVTVLYWEIVAMRRNLIVQAGFKLPLLLNLGFHLAPAIFQSLDYILFSPPWTLSTSGLAALSAAFAFGYKCWVDYCHSRNGWYPYPLLEVLNTPQQLLLHSFTGVLVFASSRILNWAYTKANGSAPIGKEQTAEFVKKQE from the exons ATGGCTCGACATCCGCTCCAGCAattctcatctccatcccgtAGActgtctctcctctttcacTTACTCGGTACTGCTGACTTCGCCTATTGCTTCTACTGTCTGACACGCTGGAAATATCCACGAACAAATGGCTTTGGATGGCACTTCCAGTACATCACCAACATTGGTTTGGGCTTGTCCACAGTCTCCTTTGCCTTAGGAGCTCTGGCCGACATTACTTCAAGCTCGGCCATATTCAATATTAAGAACGCAATATCTGTCCTGGGTGCGCCTCTCGAAATTACTGTTACCGTTTTATACTGGGAAATCGTTGCGATGCGGCGCAATCTCATAGTCCAGGCTGGTTTCAAGCTTCCCTTACTTCTTAACTTGGGCTTCCATCTTGCGCCGGCAATCTTTCAAAGCTTGGATTACATTTTGTTTAGCCCGCCCTGGACATTATCCACCTCTGGGCTTGCGGCTCTCAGTGCTGCCTTCGCCTTCGGGTATAAATGCTGGGTTGATTATTGCCACAGCAGAAATGGATG GTATCCATACCCTCTGCTTGAAGTCCTCAACACTCCCCAGCAATTGCTTCTTCACTCTTTTACCGGAGTGCTCGTTTTCGCTTCATCTCGCATTCTCAATTGGGCTTATACAAAAGCCAATGGATCCGCGCCTATTGGAAAAGAGCAGACAGCCGAGTTTGTGAAGAAACAAGAGTAG
- a CDS encoding DAHP synthetase I family domain-containing protein produces the protein MSTFYIENKNVGNQADSEDWRIRGYNPLTPPDLLQHEIPQTAESKKTVIEGRNEAVAIVNGKDPKHRLLIVVGPCSIHDPAAALAYCDLLLQAKEKHKDELLIVMRSYLEKPRTTVGWKGLINDPDIDGSFKINKGLRLSRQLFVDLTSKGMPIASEMLDTISPQFLADLLSVGAIGARTTESQLHRELASGLSFPVGFKNGTDGSLGVAIDAMGAVKHPHHFLSVTKPGVVAIVGTTGNDDCFVILRGGTKGTNYDPESIAEAKASLDKKGAPPRLMVDCSHGNSLKNHKNQPKVASVVAEQVAKGETAIMGLMIESNIGEGNQKVPEEGKSGLQYGVSITDACIHWADTEVVLDNLAEAVKQRRKVLGVSI, from the exons ATGTCTACC TTCTACATCGAGAATAAAAATGTCGGCAACCAGGCCGACTCAGAAGATTGGCGCA TTCGCGGCTACAACCCTCTAACCCCTCCCGATCTGCTACAACACGAGATTCCGCAGACGGCAGAATCAAAAAAGACAGTCATCGAGGGTCGCAATGAGGCCGTAGCGAttgtcaatggcaaggaCCCGAAGCACCGCCTTCTCATTGTCGTCGGCCCTTGCTCGATCCATGACCCCGCCGCTGCACTCGCCTACTGCGATCTGCTCCTccaggccaaggagaagcacaAGGATGAGCTGCTCATCGTCATGCGCTCGTACCTCGAGAAGCCTCGTACGACCGTCGGCTGGAAGGGTCTGATCAACGACCCAGATATCGACGGTAGCTTCAAGATTAACAAGGGTTTGAGATTGTCACGCCAGCTCTTCGTCGACCTGACGAGCAAGGGCATGCCCATTGCCAgtgagatgctggataccATCTCTCCTCAGTTCTTGGCCGATCTTCTCAGCGTTGGCGCCATTGGTGCGCGCACAACGGAGAGCCAGCTGCACCGTGAGCTGGCAAGTGGACTGAGTTTCCCAGTTGGCTTCAAGAACGGCACCGATGGCTCACTCGGCGttgccattgacgccatGGGCGCCGTGAAGCACCCTCACCACTTCCTCTCGGTCACCAAGCCTGGTGTTGTCGCCATTGTTGGCACAACGGGTAATGATGACTGCTTCGTCATCCTGCGCGGCGGTACCAAGGGCACCAACTATGATCCTGAGAGcatcgccgaggccaaggcttCTCTGGACAAGAAGGGAGCTCCTCCCAGGTTGATGGTCGACTGCAGCCACGGAAACTCACTGAAGAACCACAAGAACCAGCCCAAGGTTGCCAGCGTCGTCGCCGAGCAGGTTGCCAAGGGCGAGACTGCTATCATGGGTCTCATGATTGAGAGCAACATTGGCGAGG GTAACCAAAAGGTACCAGAGGAGGGCAAGTCCGGTCTCCAGTACGGCGTCAGTATCACAGATGCTTGCATCCACTGGGCAGATACTGAGGTGGTGCTTGACAATTTGGCCGAGGCCGTGAAGCAAAGACGAAAGGTTTTGGGAGTCAGCATCTAA